Proteins encoded by one window of Lates calcarifer isolate ASB-BC8 linkage group LG5, TLL_Latcal_v3, whole genome shotgun sequence:
- the LOC108896568 gene encoding uncharacterized protein LOC108896568: MPKNSSNSNFTMDSAPCVEKTPNSQVQYTSPIKLMFVSPVKDKEGVRYSLKSAGSGSSTQAEEPFDPCEVSSWSGTPEKHKNQNTRSPTTKVKSILSPLKSPTSPTRSACSPTKSASPPAKSASSSPKSASSTPRSASSTPKSVSSPSKSVSSPPKSASSPCKSTSSQRKSVSSPPKSASSPRKLASSPSKSVSSPPKSASSTHKSASLPNKSVSSPHKSPSSPSKSVSSPPKSASSPHKSASSPSKSTPSSSKSASSPKSASSSPKIGSRRSGEGTPTKRVAGAESQRSPCDILSFHESTPPKRRPGRPKKLGPQLEQKVKRPIGRPRKPKAMDTVSEAKTLSGKSVLASDAEENVNKNLKITVVYGRSRRNKRMVSEGFDQLQTEFHDAWQAVGLKSDLGILMHNSKTSSGSIETTSTELSDEFSFVSPVKESAPQSSSNIKCQKRDDSVPSRKPGRPAKVKISGISVTVTTVSPRQRKIQINKDTRKSPETLIHKQVLLPEFKSAKEPWTISHQSTKKSSQTEKGIETKDESKDKLTNQAVAVRQSMRVRKPSIHFLHAVATSTSRSYSHSSALLKRSKQLLLNKANNERKKEEQKSCVETSAGKRQLFGQDKRKNISQDLSRVAGVSVDSIFTPKETLRWWPASAEKKTMNQELARRIRLISDTWVSDTVENQEKEIALNSKLGTKGNNSLTRKSKHSSVVRTLFDCPPNKPRSCSMQQLCSWFMQTTETQSLAIVKKASSRNPYELMHFPRSANKKSVCNSPQAERLRKHIKKFAKTVPKSPLQHQQAQRRLRKKKKAHNIRRRLFTPRFATGRLDQGVQSWRSRAFRKYQATVFRARTRFLTRKERVRWQKRQRNKKNTNMATSCSNGHTVTGLQPKRKALDRSAKDQLSEGLENISATTSVDQTQEPVDVPKEQNLCSKAWSDETLKECRVFLRKINSPNNESTEEEDSCTVTLDDGSPSAYLFAGRERELVGVVKAVKTERKRRTASKRAGRFCT, translated from the coding sequence ATGCCCAAAAATTCTTCAAATAGCAATTTCACAATGGACTCTGCTCCTTGTGTTGAGAAAACTCCCAACTCTCAAGTCCAGTACACTAGTCCAATTAAGCTCATGTTTGTATCACCAGTAAAGGATAAGGAAGGAGTCAGATATAGTCTCAAATCAGCAGGCTCTGGTTCTAGCACACAAGCAGAGGAACCCTTTGACCCATGTGAAGTGTCATCATGGTCAGGGACacctgagaaacacaaaaaccagaACACCAGGTCTCCTACTACAAAAGTAAAATCTATTTTGTCACCACTAAAGTCTCCTACCTCACCCACAAGATCTGCTTGTTCACCGACCAAGTCAGCGTCCCCGCCAGCCAAGTCAGCTTCCTCATCACCCAAGTCAGCTTCCTCAACACCCAGGTCTGCCTCCTCAACACCCAAGTCGGTTTCTTCACCAAGCAAGTCTGTGTCCTCACCACCCAAGTCTGCATCTTCACCCTGCAAGTCCACATCTTCGCAAAGAAAATCTGTGTCTTCACCACCCAAGTCTGCATCTTCACCACGCAAGTTAGCTTCTTCACCAAGCAAATCTGTGTCTTCACCACCCAAGTCTGCATCTTCAACACACAAGTCAGCTTCTTTGCCAAACAAATCTGTGTCCTCACCGCACAAGTCACCTTCTTCACCAAGCAAGTCTGTCTCCTCACCACCCAAGTCTGCATCTTCACCACACAAATCAGCTTCTTCACCAAGCAAGTCTACACCTTCATCATCCAAGTCTGCCTCTTCACCCAAGTCAGCTTCCTCGTCACCTAAAATAGGTTCCAGAAGATCAGGCGAAGGTACTCCAACTAAACGTGTGGCTGGAGCTGAGAGCCAGAGATCACCATGTGACATACTATCTTTTCATGAATCCACTCCTCCAAAAAGGCGTCCGGGCCGGCCAAAGAAGCTGGGACCACAGCTGGAGCAAAAAGTGAAGAGGCCAATTGGTCGGCCACGCAAGCCAAAGGCCATGGATACAGTAAGTGAAGCAAAAACGTTAAGTGGAAAATCTGTTTTAGCATCTGATGCTGAGGAGAATGTCAACAAGAACCTCAAAATAACAGTCGTATATGGCCGTTCAAGGAGAAACAAGCGAATGGTGTCAGAGGGCTTTGACCAGCTACAAACAGAATTCCATGATGCTTGGCAAGCTGTGGGCCTTAAAAGTGACTTGGGCATTTTAATGCACAACTCTAAGACCAGCTCAGGTAGTATCGAAACCACCTCAACAGAATTATCAGACGAGTTCAGTTTTGTCAGCCCTGTGAAAGAGTCTGCCCCTCAGTCTAGCAGTAACATTAAATGTCAGAAGCGGGATGACTCTGTGCCCTCAAGGAAACCAGGTAGACCTGCAAAAGTTAAAATCTCTGGAATCTCAGTCACAGTAACCACAGTGTCACCTCGACAACGCAAAATTCAGATAAATAAGGATACTCGGAAGTCTCCTGAAACACTAATTCATAAGCAAGTACTTCTGCCAGAATTCAAATCTGCCAAAGAGCCCTGGACAATCAGCCATCAgtcaacaaaaaaaagcagtcAAACTGAGAAAGGGATAGAAACAAAGGACGAAAGtaaagacaaactgacaaatcaGGCTGTAGCAGTGCGTCAGTCAATGAGAGTGAGAAAGCCCTCAATCCACTTTCTGCACGCTGTTGCCACCTCCACCTCTCGATCATACAGCCACAGTAGTGCTCTGCTAAAGCGCTCTAAACAACTTCTGCTTAACAAGGCCAAcaatgaaaggaaaaaggaggagcAAAAGAGCTGTGTTGAAACTTCAGCTGGGAAAAGACAGCTCTTTGGACAAGACAAGAGGAAGAACATTTCTCAGGACCTGAGCAGAGTGGCAGGGGTATCTGTAGATTCAATCTTTACCCCAAAAGAGACACTAAGGTGGTGGCCAGCATCTGCTGAGAAAAAGACAATGAACCAGGAGCTTGCCAGGCGAATTCGACTTATCTCTGACACCTGGGTCTCAGACACTGTGGAGAATCAAGAGAAAGAAATTGCCCTCAATTCTAAATTAGGCACAAAAGGCAACAATTCATTAACAAGGAAGTCGAAACATTCCTCTGTGGTTCGAACACTGTTTGATTGTCCTCCTAACAAACCAAGGTCCTGTAgcatgcagcagctctgctcctgGTTTATGCAGACCACTGAGACACAGTCACTAGCTATTGTCAAGAAGGCAAGCTCCCGCAATCCTTACGAACTTATGCACTTCCCTCGTTCTGCCAATAAGAAAAGTGTTTGCAACAGTCCTCAGGCAGAGCGACTCCGTAAACACATCAAGAAGTTTGCCAAAACTGTGCCAAAAAGTCCTTTGCAACATCAGCAGGCTCAAAGAAGGttgaggaagaagaaaaaggcaCATAATATTAGGCGACGACTTTTCACTCCCAGGTTTGCAACAGGCAGGCTTGATCAAGGAGTCCAATCATGGAGAAGCAGAGCATTTAGAAAATACCAGGCCACCGTATTTAGAGCCAGGACAAGGTTCCTAACCCGGAAAGAAAGGGTTAGGTGGCAAAAGAGGCAGCggaataagaaaaacacaaacatggctACAAGTTGTTCAAATGGACATACAGTAACTGGACTACAACCAAAACGAAAAGCATTAGACAGATCAGCAAAGGATCAGTTATCTGAAGGTTTGGAGAACATTTCTGCCACCACTTCTGTTGACCAAACTCAGGAGCCTGTGGACGTACCCAAAGAGCAGAACCTCTGCTCAAAAGCCTGGAGTGATGAGACACTGAAGGAATGCCGGGTATTTCTGAGGAAGATCAACTCTCCAAACAATGAATCAACTGAGGAAGAAGACTCCTGTACTGTGACACTGGATGATGGGTCACCCTCTGCATACCTATTTgcaggaagggagagagaactGGTAGGAGTTGTTAAAGctgtgaaaactgaaagaaaaaggaggactGCCTCCAAGAGAGCTGGCAGGTTCTGCACCTAA
- the ncapg gene encoding condensin complex subunit 3, producing the protein MTADNEIDIKEAFQRAQKGHNNKAKLVASLRSRYNKLEDKTLFHEEFVHYLKYAMIVYKREPTVENVIEFVARFATSFQSPPKTEEEEQQEDEEEEEEVEDDHPFLSFIFNFLLESHKANSHAVRFRVCQLINKLLGSMAENAQIDDDLFDRIHQAMLVRVTDKFPNVRIQAALAMTRLQQPKDPDCPTINAFMLILDNDANAEVRRAVLSCIAMSPRTLPKVLKRTRDIKENVRKLAYQVLADKVHIKALTIAQRVSLLQQGLHDTSEAVRDVVCSRLLPSWLLRLEGNIIDLLHRLDVENCAQTALDTLKAIFKNKPNEELLQERVQLDNRKLIPVDALTCENVLYWRALCEFIKAKGDEGDEMLEQVLPDAATYAEYLNGYLRAVPVLSEEQRADFSQLELVMTKEFISQQLIHLIRCLDTNEEGGRKRVVAVLQEMLALPQTPSSLVSLLTEKLLTLIPDDQRRIQTVAEIISDVREPITEASQPVDENESRRQQVQLAEVKVRILEAKQTLEDFITAQEFSRAAELKDSITELENRRNQILQEIAESSQPADKETRTEKNDPETLLRCLTMCAELLKQMNIKTRIGPTISALMSSLVLPSIANAHPAVRNMAVVCLGTCTLHSKDLAKTHMVLLLQIAQLDEVKIRISALRAIIDLLLLFGFQLLSETAANQTALPSQSPDRQEEDAPLPAAEEKGEAAGDTSKSILVMFSEFLDSEVSDLRTETAEGLAKLMYTGRISSAKMLSRLVLLWYNPVTEDDTRLRHCLGVFFQLYARESRLHQEVVEESFLPTVRTLMNAPATSPLAEVDINNVVELLVDLTRPSALIKPSTNTEEVCVHDYLAVRMCGEMLKDPTAPEVRLYAKTLSNLELSRDETVRKDLQTLLQQLVQVVRDRVCLRALEKMLYQLVDSKEQAELLSASALQPLDVNADETATEDPSKSAKRAKRGQRKACTAKGGRKPSRRAESSEESDGENVPESVSAVRPSRRAKTAALEKTKLDLNTLINQEANVS; encoded by the exons ATGACTGCAGATAATGAAATAGACATTAAAGAGGCGTTTCAGCGCGCTCAGAAGGGCCACAACAACAAGGCAAAGCTGGTGGCGAGCCTGAGGAGCCGGTACAACAAG CTTGAGGACAAGACGCTCTTCCACGAGGAGTTTGTCCACTACTTGAAGTATGCCATGATTGTCTACAAGCGCGAACCTACAGTTGAAAATGTCATTGAGTTTGTCGCGAGGTTTGCCACAAGTTTCCAGTCTCCGCCTAAaacggaggaagaggagcagcaggaggatgaggaggaagaggaagaagttgaAGATGATCATCCATTTCTGAGTTTCATCTTCAATTTCCTGTTGGAG tctcATAAAGCCAATAGCCATGCTGTGCGTTTCCGTGTGTGCCAGCTGATCAACAAGTTGTTGGGCAGTATGGCAGAGAATGCTCAGATAGATGATGACCTCTTTGATCGCATCCATCAAGCCATGTTGGTCCGCGTCACGGACAAGTTCCCCAACGTGAGGATTCAGGCTGCTTTGGCCATGACGCGTCTGCAGCAGCCAAAAGATCCTGACTGTCCCACCATCAACG caTTTATGTTGATTCTGGACAATGATGCTAATGCTGAGGTGCGACGCGCTGTTCTCTCCTGCATTGCAATGTCCCCACGAACGCTCCCCAAAGTACTCAAACGTACCCGGGACATCAAAGAGAATGTCCGCAAGCTAGCCTACCAG GTTCTGGCTGACAAGGTTCACATTAAAGCTTTGACCATCGCACAGAGAGTTAGTCTGCTGCAGCAGGGTCTCCACGACACCTCAG AAGCGGTTAGGGATGTGGTTTGCTCTCGTTTGCTGCCGTCCTGGCTGCTTCGGTTGGAAGGTAACATCATAGACCTACTCCACAGGCTGGATGTAGAGAACTGCGCCCAAACAGCTCTGGACACACTGAAAGCCATCTTCAAAAACAAACCTaatgaggagctgctgcaggagagagtCCAGCTCGACAACAG GAAGCTGATCCCGGTGGACGCTCTGACCTGTGAGAATGTGCTTTACTGGAGAGCTCTGTGTGAGTTCATCAAGGCTAAAGGAGATGAAGGTGATGAAATGCTGGAGCAAGTGTTACCAGATGCTGCCACTTACGCCGAGTACCTCAACGG ATATCTGAGGGCGGTGCCTGTGCTGTCGGAGGAGCAGAGGGCCGACTTCAGCCAGCTGGAGCTGGTCATGACCAAAGAGTTCATCTCTCAACAGCTCATCCACCTGATCAGATGTCTAGACACAAACGAAGAGGGCGGCAG GAAGCGTGTGGTGGCTGTTCTGCAGGAGATGTTGGCTCTTCCACAGACTCCCTCCTCCCTCGTCTCCCTGCTCACCGAGAAGCTCCTCACCCTCATCCCTGATGACCAGAGACGCATTCAAACT GTGGCAGAAATCATCTCTGATGTGAGGGAGCCCATCACGGAGGCCAGTCAGCCGGTGGATGAGAATGAGAGCCGTCGGCAGCAGGTCCAG CTAGCAGAGGTGAAGGTGCGTATCTTGGAGGCTAAACAAACTCTGGAGGACTTCATCACTGCCCAGGAGTTCAGCCGCGCGGCAGAGCTGAAGGACTCCATCACAGAGCTTGAGAACCGCAGGAACCAGATCCTCCAGGAAATCGCAGAGAGCAGCCAGCCGGCTGACAAGGAGACCCGCACTGAGAAG aaTGACCCAGAGACTCTTCTGAGGTGTTTGACCATGTGTGCTGAGCTGCTGAAGCAGATGAACATCAAGACTCGAATTGGTCCAACCATAAGCGCCTTAATGTCCTCATTG GTCCTGCCCAGTATAGCAAATGCTCACCCTGCTGTCCGCAACATGGCTGTAGTGTGTTTGGGAACATGCACTCTACACAGCAAGGATCTCGCCAAAACCCACATGGTCCTGCTACTACAG attgCTCAGCTGGATGAGGTAAAGATCCGTATCAGTGCTCTGCGGGCTATCAtcgacctgctgctgctgttcggcttccagctgctctctgaaacAGCTGCCAATCAGACAGCCCTGCCCTCCCAGTCGCCAGACCGACAGGAGGAGGACGCACCACtgccagcagcagaggagaagggggaggcAGCGGGGGACACCTCAAAGAGTATCCTCGTGATGTTTTCAGAGTTCCTTGACAGCGAG GTGTCCGACCTGCGTACAGAAACAGCGGAGGGCCTGGCCAAACTTATGTACACTGGCCGCATCTCCAGTGCCAAGATGTTGTCCCGTCTGGTGCTGCTGTGGTACAACCCCGTCACCGAGGACGACACCCGACTGCGACACTGCCTCGGCGTCTTCTTCCAACTCTACGCCCGTGAAAGCAG GCTGCACCAGGAGGTCGTGGAGGAGAGTTTCCTGCCAACTGTTCGGACTCTGATGAATGCCCCAGCCACCTCTCCTCTAGCTGAGGTGGATATTAACAATGTGGTTGAGCTGCTTGTGGACCTGACCCGACCGAGTGCGCTTATTAAACCCTCAACTAACACAGAG GAGGTGTGTGTTCATGACTATCTGGCGGTGCGTATGTGTGGGGAGATGCTGAAGGACCCGACGGCCCCTGAGGTTCGTCTCTACGCCAAGACTCTGAGCAACCTAGAGCTCAGCAGAGACGAGACCGTAAGGAAAGATCTGCAGACGCTGCTGCAACAGCTTGTACAG GTGGTGAGGGATCGTGTCTGTCTCCGTGCTCTGGAGAAGATGCTTTATCAGCTGGTGGACTCAAAAGAACAGGCTGAGCTCCTCAGCGCCAGCGCACTACAACCACTGGATGTCAATGCAGAtg AGACTGCAACAGAGGATCCATCTAAATCTGCCAAGAGAGCTAAAAGAG gtCAGAGGAAAGCATGCACAGCTAAAGGAGGCAGGAAGCCAAGCAGGAGGGCAGAGTCATCCGAGGAGAG tgatgGAGAAAATGTTCCAGAGTCAGTTTCTGCGGTGCGTCCGTCGCGGCGGGCCAAAACTGCTGCTCTAGAGAAAACCAAGCTGGATCTCAACACCCTCATCAACCAGGAGGCCAACGTGTCATAA